Part of the Sphingobacterium sp. LZ7M1 genome, CCTCCCCATATATACCTTCAACCTTAATATTTGTAATTGTAACTGATTTCAAATCAGAAACCATTACCCCATAATAGAATTTCGGTTTATTGATAAATCTATTCGAGCTTGAATAAATCGGAAATTCACCAGCCAAGGTTAAATCAGACATTTTAAATTCCCCCATAGAGGGCAAGCTGTAAAAGCCTCTAATTGTTATTACGGAACCTTGATTAATGTTTTTTATCTTCGTCAAAGATTTAGATTCTCCGGTAATTATTAAACTTCCACTTGAAAGAAAAACATCGATTGGTTTTGATATTAAATAATTTCCAGCAGGAAATACAACTTCATTTATTCCATCAGATTTTACTTGCTTAAAACAATTTAAAATGGCCTGTGTATCGTCCACTTTTCCATTACCTACTGCACCAAAATCTTTAACATTCAAAGTTTTCCCTATACAACTTTGAAAAGTAATCAATAATAAAACAACTGAAATAGTAATTTTCATGATATTCATTATACCAGAGATTTATATATTTTTATTAATTCCAAAACTTTAGTATTAATATCATAAAGCTTTGATTTGTCAATTCCCATTAAGCTTACATTATTGTACAAATTTCTATCCTCTAATGATAAAATTTTATCAACCAGTCCATTAATGTCTTTGTATTCAAATAATAACCCCCCTTTATTTAATACATTTGATAACCCAGGAACATTCGTTCCGATTGTTGGAATACCTAATGCCATTGATTCCACTGCTGATATCCCAAACCCCTCATGCCTTGAACTTAAGATTGCAATATCTAAACTCTTTAAAATTGAGCCAACATCAGTTCTTATTCCTAAAAATTTAACACGATCAGTTAAACCTAATTCAATCACTAAATTCTCAATCAAAAGTTTGTTTTTACCGTCTCCAATTAATAAAAGCTTATAATAATCAGGTAAATGATACAAAGCCTCAATAACTGTATTATGATCTTTTTCATCTCGAAAACCGGCAACCATTCCTAATAACTTATCAGAATTATTAAACCCATATGACTGTTTATTTAATTCCATTGATTTAGATAATTCATCAATGTTAATG contains:
- a CDS encoding glycosyltransferase, with amino-acid sequence MKVLHVINSLATGGAEKLLIDTIPLLNNHEDIKAEVILLNGFNYPFHEKLKESNAKIHCLNYHNLYNPLVIFDLIKIIRNFDIIHVHLFPSQYWVVFAKLFSRSKAKLVFTEHSTYNRRINNPILSKIDKFIYKQYSAIICITNEVRNMLIHNYNIPEKKLFIINNGINIDELSKSMELNKQSYGFNNSDKLLGMVAGFRDEKDHNTVIEALYHLPDYYKLLLIGDGKNKLLIENLVIELGLTDRVKFLGIRTDVGSILKSLDIAILSSRHEGFGISAVESMALGIPTIGTNVPGLSNVLNKGGLLFEYKDINGLVDKILSLEDRNLYNNVSLMGIDKSKLYDINTKVLELIKIYKSLV